One bacterium genomic window, CGGCGCCGGAAGCTGGACACACCAGTACCATGACCCGGCGAATACCATTACCTCCGAGGATACGCTCGTACGGGGAAATCTCGGGATGCTGTGGTTCCGTGACGACGATTTCGATGTTCCGTCGCGGCACGGGCGCGGTGTGGCGCCGCTCTACGCCAGCGGTCGTCTCTTTGTCGAGGGTCTCGATGCGGTCCGGGCTGTTGACGCCTACAACGGGCACACGATATGGGAAGTGCCGTTCAGGGATATCCAGCGGGCGTATGACCAGGATCACCTTGTCGGAGTGGCGGTCACCCAGAGCAACATCTGCATCGAGGGTGACAGGCTCTATGTCCGCACAGGCGGCGTTACGGCGGATGGCGACTATGCCGGACGGAGCTGTCTCGTACTCGATACGGCGACCGGAAAGAAAATTGCGGAATACCGAATCCCTCCCGGTCCCGACGGCAGCACGAACATGTACTGGGGGTATATCGCGGTCGAAAACGGCATTCTCTACGGCTCCATAGTCGATACCGCGCATGTGGTCAATTATGCATACCGTGAATCTGACATGAACAGGCTGTTCTCGGAGTCGATTTACTTCTTCGCATTGGATGCGAATACGGGAAAGATGCTGTGGAATTACACCCCCGTGCACTCGATCCGTCACAACGCCATCGCCATAGGGAATGGCCGCGTGTATCTCATCGACCGTCCCCAGGCTGAAACCGACCGTCAGAGGAATCCCCACAAACGTGAGAATCCCGGTATCGAACAGCCGCCCGGCGCGCTCGTGGCGCTCGATTCGAAGACCGGCAGGGTGCTGTGGAAAAACGACCGTGACATTTACGGTACGCTCCTTGCCCTCAGCACGGAGAACGATGTACTCCTCATGACATACCAGTTTACCCGCTTCAGGCAGTTTTCGGAGCTTGGCGGACGGATGACCGCGTTCAGGGCTTCGGACGGCGCGGTGATGTGGGATGATGCAACCGGCGTCGACCCGAGCCAGCAGTACCCGTACAGTTCGCGCCCGATCGTCAACGGCGGCATGGTGTATCTCGAACCCGGGGCATGGGATATCATGACCGGCGCAAAAACCGATTTCAGCCTCACCCGCAGCTATGCGTGCGGGATAATCGCGAGCGCGAAAAACATGATGGTGTTCCGTTCGGCAACGCTCGGTTATGTGGACCTGACGGGCAGTCGTACGACCGAGAACTTCGGCGGCTTCAGGCCCGGCTGCTGGATAAACGCCATACCGGCGGGAGGACTTGTGCTCGTGCCGGACGCCACCGACCGGTGCAACTGCAGCTACCTGAACAAGGCAACTGTTGCGCTGCGGCCGTACTGAAACCGGGGCTTTTATAGAAAGAATTTCTCGCAGCGTACCGGGGGTAAAAAAGCCCCCTTCCGTCACTTCGTGACACCTTCCCCCGTACCGGGAGCGGGTAATTACAGGAGTCACGGTTACTTCCCTTACTTCCTTCGGGAGGACACGAAGCGAAGCGAAGAGCCGCGAAACGGAAGGAATTGAGGGTCAAGAGGCTGTAGTAAAAACCAAATGGTTATCCCGATATAATTTTGACCTCATTTTGAAAATATTGTGCAACTCCAGGTCTCCGTAAACATATAATCATTTACAGAGAAGTATTTAACACGTTCTATTTTCGGAAATGGATACATGCCGTGAAACGGTATATAACGCCTGCTTTTATCGCTCTCGCTCTCGTTCTCGGTTCGTGCGACATCATATCGAGGCATCCATCATTCAAAGGAGGGGACTGGCCCCAGTACCGTGCCAATGCTGGACGGACAGGATATGCTCCCTTCGATCTGCCCGAAAACCTCTCGCTCAGGTGGAAATATGTCCAGTCTGTGCCCGTACCGGCATGGAAAGCGGTTCACACCCGCATGACGTTCGACCATGCTTACGAGCCGGTTATTGCCGGGAACACCCTGTTTTTCGGCAGCTCTGCCGATGGTAAAATCTATGCCATCGATACACTCACCGGCGCGGAAAAGTGGACATTTTATACCGGCGGCCCCGTCCGTTTCGCCCCGGCAGTGTGGAAAAAACGGGTCTACGCGATCAGCGATGACGGGTATATCTACTGCCTTTCGGAGGAGAACGGCTCGCTTGACTGGAAGAAACGCGGCGGCAGCAGCGACGATATGATCCTCGGTAATGACCGCATGATTTCGCGGTGGCCTGCACGGGGTGGTGTTGTCATCAGGGATAATGTTCTCTATTTTGGCGCCGGAATCTGGCCCTCGGAAGGTGTTTTCATCTATGCGCTCAACCCTGATAACGGCAAGGTACTCTGGGTGAACAATGATTCGGGCGGACTTGAAACGGATCAGCCGAACAGTGCGGTGCAGGCGAAAAGCGGCATTTCGGCGCAGGGATATCTTACCATTGCGGGAAGCACCCTTTTCGTCCCCACAGGGCGCGCGGTTCCCGCGGCGTGCGACCTGAAAACGGGGAAGCTGAAGTGCTTTCATATCCGGAAATACCGGAATTACGGCGGCTCGCGAATTATGGCGGACGATCCGTATCTCTTCATTACCGGCGGTAACGCCCGTGATTTCAGAGAGATAACCGGCACCCGGAACGCGCTGTTCAACATGGGGGACGGCGAGCTTGCCACGACGGACGAATTCAATTCCAACGCGATGGTGGTTTCACCCAAATATGTGTTTTACATCGACTCACGTGATGGTGAGCTCAAGGCTATAGAGCGCGGGAAGCTCCTCGTAAGACGTGAACTGTCCGGCGGGAGCGACGAGACGGTCAGCCGGGCTTACCTCAATGAACCGGCATGGTCGCTTAAAATCCACGAACCTGAAGCCGTATCCCTCATCGCCGCGGGCGATAAAATCGTCGCCGGAACGATCAACAACAGGGTGACGGTCATCAATACCGGATCGAAAACAGTGGTGTGGTCAGCCGATGTCGATGGCATTCCCTACGGGCTCGCGGTTGCCCACGGACGGCTCTATGTGAGCACCGACAGGGGTACGATCTACTGTTTCGACGGCAACGCAACGGCAGCACCGTCTGTTGTGCAGCATATCCCGGTAAACTACCCGTATGGCACTGATAAAAAGGTTGCCGCCGCCGCCCGTGAGATAATCGAAAAAACCGGCATAACCGACGGATACTGCCTCGATGTCGGATGCGGTGACGGAAAATTAACATACGAGCTTGCACGGCGGACAAACCTCCGCATCATAGCTGTCGATCAGGATCAGGGTAAAGTCGATGAAGCCCGCACACTGCTCGACAAGGCGGGTCTGTACGGTCCGCGGGTGACCGTGCTCAAATACGATCTTTCCGCTTTACCGCTGCCGGGCTATTTCGCGAACCTGATCGTTTCCGGCAACTCGGTTTCGCATGGAGCCGATGCGGTGAAAATCACCAATGTGTTCCGTATGCTTCATCCTTACGGCGGGAAGGCATGTTTCGGAAAACCGGGATCGATGGAGGTTTCCGAGCGCGAAAGACTCGATGGCGCCGGAGAATGGACCCACCGGTATCACGATCCCGCCAACTCGCTCACTTCGGAAGACGATCTCGTCCAGGGTAACCTCGATGTGCTGTGGTTCAGAGACCCCGACTTCGGGATGCCCTCCC contains:
- a CDS encoding PQQ-binding-like beta-propeller repeat protein, translating into MKRYITPAFIALALVLGSCDIISRHPSFKGGDWPQYRANAGRTGYAPFDLPENLSLRWKYVQSVPVPAWKAVHTRMTFDHAYEPVIAGNTLFFGSSADGKIYAIDTLTGAEKWTFYTGGPVRFAPAVWKKRVYAISDDGYIYCLSEENGSLDWKKRGGSSDDMILGNDRMISRWPARGGVVIRDNVLYFGAGIWPSEGVFIYALNPDNGKVLWVNNDSGGLETDQPNSAVQAKSGISAQGYLTIAGSTLFVPTGRAVPAACDLKTGKLKCFHIRKYRNYGGSRIMADDPYLFITGGNARDFREITGTRNALFNMGDGELATTDEFNSNAMVVSPKYVFYIDSRDGELKAIERGKLLVRRELSGGSDETVSRAYLNEPAWSLKIHEPEAVSLIAAGDKIVAGTINNRVTVINTGSKTVVWSADVDGIPYGLAVAHGRLYVSTDRGTIYCFDGNATAAPSVVQHIPVNYPYGTDKKVAAAAREIIEKTGITDGYCLDVGCGDGKLTYELARRTNLRIIAVDQDQGKVDEARTLLDKAGLYGPRVTVLKYDLSALPLPGYFANLIVSGNSVSHGADAVKITNVFRMLHPYGGKACFGKPGSMEVSERERLDGAGEWTHRYHDPANSLTSEDDLVQGNLDVLWFRDPDFGMPSRHGRGIGPLFSDGRLFVQGVDGIRAYDAYNGAVLWELYIEDIGESYGSENMTGAALANGNWCIGDKRLYVRTGNQQGNPSGRSCLVIDTATGNPITTCPAPSIPDTGTRGHWGYIAYAGGTIFGSIANDEHIADSGYGNPDSSTISGESAALFAMDAETGRVKWTYKAQNSVRNNSIAIGNGYVYLIDRPLALIDRAGFRPEKGKMPPQTAGTLVALDAETGQVVYRKRNVAYGTLLALSVEHDILVMTGESTRSGLPSGTGVRMSAFRAADGALLWEVKTGSDDTRAYPYSSRPIINDTTIYLEPGAWDLLTGERLDFGVNRSYACGILAGLKNMMVFRSATLGYFDLTEQENGTQNYGDIRPGCWINAIPAGGLVLMPDIAARCECSYFIKADIAFIPRKNPSVQ